A stretch of Spirosoma oryzicola DNA encodes these proteins:
- a CDS encoding ABC transporter ATP-binding protein yields the protein MSVITVENISKHYIIDHQKGKGVNTLRDVLTENLKQLFGGKKAQEQHTREEFWALRDVSFSIEQGDRVGIVGHNGAGKSTLLKILSKIIEPSSGSVRIRGRVASLLEVGTGFHPELTGRENIYLNGSLLGMSRSEIRKQFDEIVAFAGVEKFLDTPVKRYSSGMYVRLGFAISAHLDPEIMIVDEVLAVGDAEFQKKSLGKMRDNSASGRTILFVSHNLTAVQALCNKTLYFEKGQLLENGETNQVIATYLSKVSKTKLLRQWATPEEAPGNDLVRIKRIELIPDYQDELTHIDVRTPMKFRFEFWNMMDHANLNLSMHLNSLTGECIFNVGTQSKPYEKGLIVGECTIPGYFLNDGSYTISIMVVKDTVTPLYVMEEGITFEVEDYREGIAWYGKWPGYVRPQFPFAMGMLEPAVVK from the coding sequence ATGTCCGTCATTACTGTCGAAAATATAAGTAAGCACTACATCATTGACCACCAGAAAGGCAAGGGTGTTAACACCCTGCGGGACGTACTAACTGAAAATTTAAAGCAGTTATTCGGTGGAAAAAAAGCGCAGGAGCAACATACACGAGAGGAATTCTGGGCCTTGCGGGACGTAAGTTTCTCCATCGAGCAAGGGGATCGTGTCGGTATTGTTGGACATAATGGCGCGGGGAAGTCAACGCTTCTGAAAATATTAAGCAAAATTATTGAACCCTCCTCGGGCTCCGTTCGCATTCGTGGACGAGTGGCTTCGCTGCTGGAAGTCGGAACCGGCTTTCACCCGGAGTTGACGGGTCGGGAGAACATCTACCTGAACGGCTCATTGCTGGGCATGAGCCGCAGCGAGATTCGGAAGCAGTTTGATGAAATCGTTGCGTTTGCCGGAGTCGAGAAATTTCTGGACACACCCGTCAAACGCTATTCGTCGGGTATGTACGTCCGGTTAGGCTTCGCTATTTCAGCGCACCTTGATCCTGAAATCATGATCGTCGATGAGGTGTTGGCCGTTGGTGACGCTGAGTTTCAGAAAAAGAGCTTGGGCAAAATGCGCGACAACTCGGCCAGCGGTCGAACGATTCTTTTCGTTAGCCACAACCTGACGGCGGTTCAGGCGCTTTGCAACAAAACGCTATACTTCGAGAAAGGACAGCTACTCGAAAATGGGGAGACTAACCAAGTTATTGCAACGTACTTAAGCAAAGTCTCGAAAACCAAGCTGCTTCGGCAATGGGCAACGCCGGAAGAAGCTCCCGGCAACGACCTCGTTCGGATCAAGCGAATCGAGTTGATTCCCGACTATCAGGATGAGCTGACCCATATCGATGTGCGGACGCCGATGAAGTTTCGGTTTGAGTTCTGGAACATGATGGACCACGCCAACCTGAACTTGTCGATGCACCTTAACTCACTTACCGGCGAATGTATTTTCAACGTCGGTACGCAGTCGAAACCGTACGAAAAAGGGTTGATTGTAGGTGAGTGCACAATTCCAGGGTATTTCCTCAATGACGGCTCCTACACCATCTCGATTATGGTGGTAAAAGACACCGTTACCCCACTCTACGTCATGGAAGAGGGTATTACGTTCGAGGTGGAAGACTATCGGGAGGGCATTGCCTGGTATGGTAAGTGGCCAGGTTACGTACGCCCACAGTTTCCTTTCGCAATGGGTATGCTTGAACCAGCAGTTGTTAAATGA
- a CDS encoding ABC transporter permease — protein sequence MKTHEVVIEPGRAERHYWRDLWRNRELLYILSMRDVSVRYKQTALGTAWGLIRPLTTMLIMVFVFSKIAKLPADPGVPYPLMVLGGITIWTFFSTAFTQISNSVTLNSNLVTKVYFPRLIMPISSIAVSFLDFLVSLGLFIILAIWYQFIPDWHLLLVPFFIVLAALAAFAFGLFFAVVNVRFRDIGQLIPFIVQVGFYACPIAYSSRLVAMERWYPLYILNPLVGIIDGFRWALLGEKAYFNPQSLLASVIIVGICLSLSLYFFRKRENTFVDDI from the coding sequence ATGAAAACACACGAAGTAGTTATAGAACCCGGCCGCGCAGAACGGCACTATTGGCGCGATTTGTGGCGAAACCGAGAATTGCTGTATATTTTATCGATGCGGGATGTATCGGTTCGTTACAAGCAGACTGCTCTCGGTACGGCATGGGGCTTGATCCGCCCGTTGACAACGATGCTCATCATGGTATTTGTTTTCAGTAAAATCGCCAAACTACCTGCTGACCCCGGTGTCCCCTATCCACTTATGGTCCTGGGCGGCATTACGATCTGGACGTTTTTCTCTACGGCATTCACGCAGATCAGCAACAGTGTCACGCTCAATTCTAACCTTGTCACGAAAGTTTACTTTCCACGACTGATCATGCCAATCAGCTCGATAGCCGTTAGCTTTCTTGACTTTTTGGTGTCGCTCGGGCTTTTTATTATTCTAGCGATCTGGTATCAGTTCATCCCTGACTGGCACTTATTACTTGTCCCGTTCTTTATTGTTTTGGCCGCTTTGGCAGCCTTTGCGTTCGGGTTATTTTTTGCGGTTGTCAACGTCCGTTTTCGGGACATCGGTCAGCTTATTCCATTTATTGTGCAGGTCGGTTTTTATGCCTGTCCGATTGCCTACAGCAGCCGATTGGTAGCGATGGAACGGTGGTACCCACTGTACATTCTTAACCCGCTCGTGGGTATTATTGATGGCTTTCGTTGGGCTTTGCTCGGTGAAAAAGCGTATTTTAACCCCCAGAGTCTTTTAGCCTCCGTTATTATTGTTGGCATTTGTTTAAGTTTGTCACTTTACTTCTTCCGGAAGCGCGAGAATACGTTTGTTGATGATATATAA